A genomic stretch from Methylorubrum extorquens includes:
- a CDS encoding conserved protein of unknown function (Evidence 4 : Unknown function but conserved in other organisms): MSKGPEKTLAGLIARVTAARDAAADKPAKPEREWRHANRGEELRHGIGGKGGPALDAPELRRLRLGAREVLRLSVLLYGDRHTTDLARLCGEDPGQVRRWRRGEGAPPGRLAVWSVRRETLERIAELQAAVAALDAIHPPAPEPAPAPAPVPAGDPRQVDLIDYIDAQKSKETL; the protein is encoded by the coding sequence ATGTCTAAGGGCCCCGAGAAGACGCTCGCCGGCCTCATCGCCCGCGTGACCGCCGCCCGCGACGCGGCCGCCGACAAGCCCGCGAAGCCCGAGCGCGAGTGGCGCCACGCCAACCGGGGCGAGGAGCTCCGGCACGGCATCGGCGGCAAAGGGGGGCCGGCCCTCGACGCGCCCGAGCTCCGGCGCCTGCGCCTCGGCGCCCGCGAGGTCCTGCGCCTCAGCGTGCTCCTGTATGGCGACCGCCACACGACGGACCTCGCCCGCCTCTGCGGGGAGGACCCCGGTCAGGTCCGCCGCTGGCGCCGCGGCGAGGGCGCGCCTCCCGGCCGGCTGGCCGTCTGGTCCGTCCGGCGCGAGACGCTGGAGCGCATCGCCGAGCTCCAGGCCGCCGTCGCGGCGCTCGACGCGATCCACCCCCCGGCTCCCGAGCCCGCGCCCGCCCCGGCGCCCGTGCCTGCCGGGGACCCCCGGCAGGTCGACCTGATCGACTACATCGACGCCCAGAAGTCCAAGGAGACCCTGTGA
- a CDS encoding protein of unknown function (Evidence 5 : Unknown function), whose amino-acid sequence MTDPWEIREAMVSELRGEPIRTMDHLQNEVVRQVRFRHGGAPHSGNRKARRAAAAKERRKA is encoded by the coding sequence GTGACGGACCCCTGGGAGATCCGCGAGGCGATGGTGTCCGAACTGAGGGGTGAACCCATCCGCACGATGGACCACCTCCAGAACGAGGTCGTTCGGCAAGTCCGGTTCCGGCACGGCGGGGCTCCTCACTCTGGCAACCGCAAGGCGCGCAGGGCGGCCGCCGCGAAGGAGAGGAGGAAGGCATGA
- a CDS encoding conserved protein of unknown function (Evidence 4 : Unknown function but conserved in other organisms): protein MTQTSSSSSSFNPYVPPFADTAEALAAWEAEAAEWHAGQAARIASGEEPPLNLVPDFVVLLAD, encoded by the coding sequence ATGACCCAGACCTCCTCCTCCTCCTCCTCCTTCAACCCCTACGTCCCCCCCTTCGCCGACACCGCCGAGGCCCTCGCCGCCTGGGAGGCCGAGGCCGCCGAGTGGCACGCCGGGCAGGCCGCCCGGATCGCCTCCGGTGAGGAGCCCCCCCTCAACCTGGTCCCCGACTTCGTGGTCCTCCTCGCCGACTGA
- a CDS encoding conserved protein of unknown function (Evidence 4 : Unknown function but conserved in other organisms) — protein MISGAMRGVGGDALARHLLKPENEQVIVLQPRGLGSRDLVGQVRELVALSLGGRTDRPVYHVHCDPDLAVADNDGARARFWQLFEAEFGLGSQPYCGAVHVKHDRKHEHRVYSLVHPSGAVADVGFDFARRERVARTVEFEFGMPRPTPSKHSRAIVKALREAGREDVAAWMEASGTTTAQRPVARLSPQERLIQERTGVSLDDLRAAALAAWRESTDGPEFLEALRRRGLSLREGRSGPVVVDATGTAHLATRLVGAAARQQDGTRIPAAAVREWLAGLDLKHHGDGHGQQAGSDHRGAGRDQAAPGGARDGAGARGDAGGAEPRGGPGRTDGDGRRHGERGVGDALARIIARPGAARLRARLRLMGGGRNAALAEAVDSVRSRSWVWVPGTRTDIWGVPISADPPRLG, from the coding sequence ATGATCTCCGGCGCCATGCGGGGCGTGGGCGGCGACGCCCTCGCCCGGCACCTGCTCAAGCCGGAGAACGAGCAAGTCATCGTCCTCCAGCCCCGAGGCCTCGGCTCCCGGGATCTCGTCGGGCAGGTCCGCGAGCTCGTCGCCCTGAGCCTCGGCGGCCGGACAGACCGCCCAGTCTACCACGTGCACTGCGACCCGGACCTCGCGGTCGCGGACAACGACGGCGCCCGGGCGCGGTTCTGGCAACTGTTCGAGGCCGAGTTCGGGCTCGGGTCGCAGCCCTACTGCGGGGCCGTCCACGTCAAGCATGACCGGAAGCACGAGCACCGGGTCTACAGCCTCGTGCACCCGAGCGGCGCCGTCGCAGACGTCGGCTTCGACTTCGCCCGCCGGGAGCGCGTCGCGAGGACGGTGGAGTTCGAGTTCGGCATGCCGCGCCCGACGCCGTCCAAGCACTCCAGGGCCATCGTGAAGGCCCTGCGCGAGGCCGGGCGCGAGGACGTGGCGGCGTGGATGGAGGCCTCCGGGACGACGACGGCCCAGCGGCCGGTGGCCCGGCTGAGCCCGCAGGAGCGCCTCATCCAGGAGCGCACCGGGGTCAGCCTCGACGACCTGCGGGCGGCCGCCCTGGCAGCCTGGCGGGAGTCGACGGACGGCCCCGAATTCCTGGAGGCCCTGCGCCGGCGCGGCCTGTCCCTGCGCGAGGGGCGCTCCGGACCCGTCGTCGTCGACGCCACGGGCACGGCTCACCTGGCCACCCGCCTCGTGGGGGCCGCGGCCCGCCAGCAGGACGGCACACGCATCCCCGCGGCCGCCGTGCGCGAGTGGCTGGCGGGCCTAGACCTCAAGCATCATGGAGACGGACATGGACAGCAGGCTGGATCAGATCATCGCGGAGCAGGCCGTGATCAGGCGGCTCCTGGAGGCGCTCGTGACGGCGCTGGCGCCCGAGGAGACGCCGGCGGAGCGGAGCCTCGTGGAGGCCCTGGACGCACTGACGGCGACGGTCGACGACACGGGGAGCGTGGTGTCGGCGATGCACTCGCACGTATCATCGCTCGCCCGGGCGCCGCGCGTCTCCGAGCACGCCTGAGGCTCATGGGGGGCGGCCGGAACGCCGCGTTGGCCGAGGCCGTCGATTCGGTGCGGTCGCGGTCCTGGGTCTGGGTGCCGGGCACCCGGACGGACATCTGGGGGGTGCCGATCTCGGCCGACCCGCCCAGGCTGGGCTAG
- a CDS encoding protein of unknown function (Evidence 5 : Unknown function) yields the protein MASLMKPYSDGDYVIGPGQAFFVVSSPAREPGISIRRRRRLRGRRKAELRATGLPEDGIVPLGEVSLVRPRYPDPEWLEARQAATASLTAEEIEAHRNAVLGGMLASRHMTLGGSA from the coding sequence ATGGCATCGCTGATGAAACCCTACTCGGACGGCGACTACGTCATCGGCCCCGGGCAGGCCTTCTTCGTCGTCTCGTCCCCCGCGCGGGAGCCGGGGATCTCCATCCGGCGACGTCGCCGGCTGCGCGGCAGGCGGAAGGCCGAACTCCGGGCGACCGGCCTGCCCGAGGATGGGATCGTGCCCCTGGGCGAGGTCTCCCTCGTGCGGCCTCGGTACCCGGACCCGGAGTGGCTGGAGGCGCGCCAGGCGGCGACCGCCAGCCTGACGGCCGAGGAGATCGAGGCCCATCGCAACGCGGTGCTGGGAGGCATGCTCGCCTCCCGCCACATGACCTTGGGAGGCTCGGCGTGA
- a CDS encoding conserved protein of unknown function (Evidence 4 : Unknown function but conserved in other organisms): MQNPDNQNRGTPLPCLFTPGEVAAGDAERIARLDPARQPTLSDILKASARLASMAPPEPPARPSGGPTLSVILGDPARPANDIERDRIRSMRLETAATAASLSPGLVRVLLLGLEDMGYGVPMWALSGITFRSLGWCQHMSRTLSRWGLVTYDLPAGGTDEMDWRIRLTPSGRAVARHIMSIESQYRHV; this comes from the coding sequence ATGCAGAACCCCGACAACCAAAACCGCGGCACCCCGCTCCCCTGCCTGTTCACCCCGGGCGAGGTCGCGGCCGGCGACGCCGAGCGCATCGCCCGCCTCGACCCTGCCCGGCAGCCGACGCTCAGCGACATCCTCAAGGCGTCCGCCCGCCTCGCCTCCATGGCGCCGCCGGAGCCCCCCGCGCGCCCCTCGGGCGGCCCGACGCTCAGCGTCATCCTGGGCGACCCCGCGCGCCCGGCCAACGACATCGAGCGCGACCGCATCCGGAGCATGCGGCTGGAGACGGCCGCCACCGCCGCCTCGCTGTCGCCGGGCCTCGTCCGCGTGCTCCTACTGGGCCTGGAGGACATGGGCTACGGCGTGCCGATGTGGGCGCTCAGCGGGATCACCTTCCGAAGCCTGGGCTGGTGCCAGCACATGTCCCGGACGCTCAGCCGGTGGGGGCTCGTGACGTACGACCTCCCTGCCGGCGGGACCGACGAGATGGACTGGCGAATCCGGCTCACGCCCAGCGGCCGCGCCGTCGCCCGGCACATCATGTCCATCGAGAGCCAGTACCGCCATGTCTAA
- a CDS encoding protein of unknown function (Evidence 5 : Unknown function) produces MIAEALLLACLAVGVVASGAMALAGVRARPRAPVDVAGAVAGAMLALACAAAGASVLGV; encoded by the coding sequence GTGATCGCCGAAGCCCTCCTCCTGGCCTGCCTCGCCGTCGGCGTGGTCGCCTCGGGGGCCATGGCCCTCGCCGGCGTCCGTGCCCGACCCCGCGCCCCGGTCGACGTCGCTGGGGCCGTCGCCGGCGCGATGCTGGCCCTCGCCTGCGCCGCGGCCGGCGCCAGCGTCCTCGGCGTCTGA
- a CDS encoding protein of unknown function (Evidence 5 : Unknown function) — translation MTTNPIALAKIGEWTFACGDPPEVLVRELSALGFVILPGGTVEALSDAMWQLLDDMGAGHTCVCLAAKAKARVAYEPFRFDADGEEAPLDYTLEAAQAVVSDLEWQHARMAGRDRA, via the coding sequence ATGACCACCAACCCCATCGCCCTCGCCAAGATCGGCGAATGGACGTTTGCCTGCGGTGACCCGCCGGAGGTCCTCGTTCGGGAGCTTTCCGCGCTCGGGTTCGTCATCCTGCCAGGCGGCACGGTCGAGGCCCTGTCCGACGCCATGTGGCAGTTGCTCGACGACATGGGCGCTGGCCACACGTGCGTCTGCCTGGCCGCGAAGGCCAAGGCCCGGGTCGCCTACGAGCCCTTCCGCTTCGACGCCGACGGCGAGGAAGCCCCCCTCGACTACACCTTGGAAGCCGCGCAGGCGGTGGTGTCCGATCTGGAATGGCAGCATGCCCGAATGGCTGGGAGGGACCGGGCATGA
- a CDS encoding protein of unknown function (Evidence 5 : Unknown function) yields the protein MMDNGTFVCPDPGPLAREALDVIGLPSDVPEVRIELRTNLVTVNGRRVTPADATLVRNAVVCDPHPSGPEPRERDLEFVRRALVIRALLNVPAGAEGED from the coding sequence ATGATGGACAACGGCACCTTCGTCTGCCCCGACCCTGGCCCGCTCGCCCGCGAGGCCCTCGACGTGATCGGGCTGCCGTCCGACGTCCCCGAGGTCCGGATCGAGCTCCGGACCAACCTGGTGACCGTCAACGGCCGCCGGGTGACGCCGGCGGACGCGACGCTCGTCCGGAACGCCGTGGTCTGCGACCCGCACCCGTCTGGGCCGGAGCCCCGTGAGCGGGACCTGGAGTTCGTGCGGCGCGCCCTGGTGATCCGGGCGCTGCTCAACGTGCCGGCCGGGGCGGAGGGGGAGGACTGA
- a CDS encoding protein of unknown function (Evidence 5 : Unknown function), with product MSTKEALIVRTLHPSCGYSVSVETWDERGHDYLGWRHRDLLGAEHASALVDSERKRLERDGYDVEIDNREASAA from the coding sequence ATGAGCACCAAGGAAGCCCTGATCGTGCGGACCCTCCACCCGTCCTGCGGCTACTCCGTCTCCGTGGAGACGTGGGACGAGCGTGGCCACGACTACCTCGGCTGGCGCCACCGTGACCTCCTCGGCGCCGAGCACGCGTCCGCCCTCGTGGACAGCGAGCGGAAGAGGTTGGAGCGCGACGGCTACGACGTCGAGATCGACAACCGCGAGGCCTCCGCCGCCTGA
- a CDS encoding protein of unknown function (Evidence 5 : Unknown function): MARPDPRQPSMLDALERATPTVTPAEDAKVRAYVADILPRGVPTYVRRVLAVRPYKGGRDLMGPADGFEADIEVFDGRPATVRISGRLGEAGYAWSLPEGDEAFYWDDRRSAWRRLSKAEAAKRRAA; this comes from the coding sequence ATGGCCCGCCCCGATCCCCGCCAGCCGTCCATGCTCGATGCCCTGGAGCGCGCCACCCCGACGGTCACCCCGGCCGAGGACGCGAAGGTCCGCGCGTACGTCGCGGACATCCTCCCCCGCGGCGTGCCGACGTACGTCCGCCGGGTCCTCGCCGTGCGGCCCTACAAGGGCGGGCGCGACCTCATGGGCCCGGCCGATGGCTTCGAGGCCGACATCGAGGTCTTCGACGGGCGGCCCGCCACCGTCAGGATCTCCGGCCGCCTGGGCGAGGCCGGCTATGCCTGGAGCCTGCCCGAGGGCGACGAGGCCTTCTACTGGGACGACCGCCGCTCGGCATGGCGGCGCCTCTCGAAGGCAGAGGCAGCCAAGCGGCGCGCCGCCTAG
- a CDS encoding protein of unknown function (Evidence 5 : Unknown function), which yields MTCIRTDMLDFPTAWEIQRRGGLTHHPRCSSVPGWHPMSGPGFLCDCDAVPNAWKLAVERSRVAATPTRDAELPACGSFHG from the coding sequence ATGACGTGCATCCGCACCGACATGCTCGACTTCCCGACGGCGTGGGAGATCCAGCGCCGCGGCGGGCTCACGCACCATCCGCGCTGCTCCTCCGTTCCGGGCTGGCATCCCATGTCCGGCCCGGGCTTCCTCTGCGACTGCGACGCCGTTCCGAACGCCTGGAAGCTCGCCGTCGAGCGGTCCCGCGTCGCGGCCACCCCCACTCGCGACGCCGAACTCCCGGCGTGCGGCTCATTCCACGGCTGA
- a CDS encoding conserved protein of unknown function (Evidence 4 : Unknown function but conserved in other organisms) gives MTNAIATALGNLRRNDLLTDAQVEAGIAALAAHPRVDSVERANDDPWGRAQVRIVARDTARGDLDRVIVLVDALNAMRRTRAEALADWEAMDRRDAAQAAVARQEAEYRALTEDEREAMRQDGAARLREAGIHPRTLVKVCNGLARGSHLPDADLEAWSIYVREVVRGRPRPMDLGRYVAGCVTH, from the coding sequence ATGACCAACGCCATCGCCACCGCCCTCGGCAACCTCCGCCGCAACGACTTGCTCACGGACGCGCAGGTCGAGGCCGGCATCGCCGCCCTTGCTGCCCATCCGCGCGTCGACTCCGTCGAGAGGGCCAACGACGATCCGTGGGGCCGGGCGCAGGTGCGCATCGTTGCCCGGGACACGGCCCGGGGGGACCTGGACCGCGTGATCGTCCTGGTCGACGCCCTGAACGCCATGCGCCGCACCCGCGCCGAGGCCCTCGCGGACTGGGAGGCGATGGACCGCCGGGACGCCGCGCAGGCCGCCGTCGCTCGCCAGGAGGCCGAGTACCGCGCCCTCACGGAGGACGAGCGCGAGGCCATGAGGCAGGACGGCGCCGCCCGCCTGCGCGAGGCCGGCATCCACCCGCGGACGCTCGTCAAGGTCTGCAACGGGCTCGCGAGGGGCAGCCACCTGCCCGACGCCGACCTGGAGGCCTGGTCGATCTACGTGCGCGAGGTCGTGCGGGGGCGCCCCCGCCCCATGGACCTCGGCCGCTACGTCGCCGGCTGCGTCACGCACTGA
- a CDS encoding protein of unknown function (Evidence 5 : Unknown function) has protein sequence MRVVGWTEFVKMPRGTVFQTKEPERIEWSDLRVLDEAWAFEEGGDFRDASLLPEISGIQWDHTVPKAEFTDDELRRDDFTVFPGSISRDGLFEYDRLWLIWEREDLERLAGWLLNPVSALTAIGCGAGVIALPMPAGATGDEA, from the coding sequence ATGCGCGTCGTCGGCTGGACCGAGTTCGTGAAGATGCCCCGGGGCACCGTGTTCCAGACGAAGGAGCCGGAGCGCATCGAGTGGAGCGACCTGCGGGTGCTCGACGAGGCCTGGGCCTTCGAGGAGGGCGGCGACTTCCGCGACGCAAGCCTGCTGCCGGAGATCTCCGGCATCCAATGGGACCACACCGTGCCCAAGGCCGAGTTCACCGACGACGAGCTCCGCCGGGACGACTTCACGGTCTTCCCTGGCAGCATCAGCCGGGACGGCCTGTTCGAGTACGACCGGCTCTGGCTCATCTGGGAGCGGGAGGACCTGGAGCGCCTCGCAGGGTGGCTCCTGAACCCCGTCAGCGCCCTGACGGCAATCGGTTGCGGGGCCGGGGTCATCGCCCTCCCGATGCCGGCCGGCGCCACGGGGGACGAGGCGTGA
- a CDS encoding conserved protein of unknown function (Evidence 4 : Unknown function but conserved in other organisms) yields MTPATLTRLGELLYGPRYATALAEALSADGEHRAQVSHVSTWCAGKRPIPAWVAGRAREIATQGQRDLVERLTALSELLIDPTALHPSQPARPGRLDRLRGPHPDDVPDTEPTDA; encoded by the coding sequence ATGACCCCCGCGACCCTCACCCGCCTCGGCGAGCTCCTCTACGGCCCGCGGTACGCCACCGCCCTCGCGGAGGCCCTGTCCGCCGACGGCGAGCACCGCGCGCAGGTCTCCCACGTCTCCACCTGGTGCGCCGGCAAACGCCCGATCCCCGCATGGGTCGCCGGCCGCGCCCGGGAGATCGCAACGCAGGGCCAGCGCGACCTCGTCGAGCGCCTCACCGCCCTGAGCGAGCTCCTCATCGACCCCACCGCCCTGCACCCGTCCCAGCCCGCCCGTCCCGGCCGCCTCGACCGCCTCCGGGGACCGCACCCCGACGACGTCCCAGACACCGAGCCCACCGACGCCTGA
- a CDS encoding protein of unknown function (Evidence 5 : Unknown function): MALRGRPPPVRCQGQVHCPASPASMVAMILSVTAWWTSKAMVLSRRAAHRGLVGGLGDGRDGVHPKGRNGVEDGASRCGLEARLSYEPPIKRPCGAV, from the coding sequence TTGGCGTTGCGGGGGAGGCCTCCGCCGGTGCGGTGCCAGGGGCAGGTCCACTGTCCGGCCTCGCCGGCTTCCATGGTGGCGATGATCTTGTCGGTGACTGCCTGGTGGACGTCGAAGGCCATGGTGCTCTCCCGTCGGGCCGCCCATCGCGGCCTCGTGGGGGGCCTGGGAGACGGACGGGACGGCGTGCACCCGAAGGGCCGCAACGGAGTGGAGGACGGCGCCAGCCGTTGCGGGCTTGAGGCCCGGCTGTCGTACGAACCCCCGATCAAGAGGCCGTGCGGAGCGGTCTGA
- a CDS encoding conserved protein of unknown function (Evidence 4 : Unknown function but conserved in other organisms) — MDTTVVPGGLPHQTEGRVKPAMEGQRPSREPVSAVSASQGLRPVDPGKAPPMRPLPSVLGVKLSHDLRARIAVAAQMERLSDSAWLRQVALDRLGMESAVDAASGPRPRIPPAELEALSGVVREIGALHGPASLGKATEVLEGLDRVRAVLIPLCVNLGRSA; from the coding sequence ATGGATACGACGGTTGTGCCGGGTGGGTTGCCCCATCAGACGGAAGGTAGGGTTAAGCCAGCCATGGAGGGGCAACGCCCCTCCAGAGAGCCCGTCTCCGCGGTCTCGGCTAGCCAGGGGCTCCGCCCCGTGGACCCCGGCAAGGCTCCGCCGATGAGGCCCCTGCCCAGTGTGCTGGGGGTCAAACTGAGCCACGACCTGCGCGCCCGCATCGCGGTGGCCGCGCAGATGGAGCGGCTCTCGGACAGCGCGTGGCTGCGCCAGGTCGCCCTCGACCGCCTCGGCATGGAAAGCGCCGTCGACGCTGCCAGTGGCCCCCGGCCGCGTATCCCGCCCGCCGAGCTCGAAGCCCTCTCGGGCGTCGTCCGCGAGATCGGCGCCCTGCATGGGCCGGCCAGCCTCGGCAAGGCGACCGAGGTCCTGGAGGGGCTGGACCGCGTGCGCGCTGTCCTGATCCCGCTCTGCGTCAACCTGGGGAGGTCGGCATGA
- a CDS encoding protein of unknown function (Evidence 5 : Unknown function), which produces MTERTATAWSSATLLVMAALGAVTMAGLAFNQVWGSASDALSGLFFGAGAGLLTAVPGAVMGAIAALPICALYWASVAIAEARR; this is translated from the coding sequence ATGACCGAGCGTACTGCCACGGCATGGTCCAGCGCCACGCTCCTCGTGATGGCCGCGCTTGGCGCCGTGACGATGGCCGGCCTCGCGTTCAATCAGGTCTGGGGCTCTGCCAGCGATGCCCTCTCGGGTCTTTTCTTCGGGGCAGGCGCCGGGCTCCTGACGGCAGTGCCGGGCGCCGTGATGGGCGCCATTGCGGCCCTTCCGATCTGCGCCCTGTACTGGGCTTCCGTGGCCATCGCGGAGGCGCGCCGATGA
- a CDS encoding conserved protein of unknown function (Evidence 4 : Unknown function but conserved in other organisms), whose protein sequence is MAFDVHQAVTDKIIATMEAGEAGQWTCPWHRTGGGLPRNAKTGRAYRGINTLSLWVGAQAAGYADDRWATYKQWGELGAQVRKGERSTLVVFFKELDAEGEDRSRFVARASYAFNAGQVEGAPEAGEPMPASEWTIPEIFDGFVQRTGARITHGGDAAFYQPSEDRIVMPPRERFGTAQGYASTMAHELTHWSGAKGRLDRDLTGRFKTQAYAAEELVAELGSAFLMAEMGLEAEPHPTHASYLASWLKLLRSDPKAIFTAASAASRAAGYLTALQAEMAQAA, encoded by the coding sequence ATGGCCTTCGACGTCCACCAGGCAGTCACCGACAAGATCATCGCCACCATGGAAGCCGGCGAGGCCGGACAGTGGACCTGCCCCTGGCACCGCACCGGCGGAGGCCTCCCCCGCAACGCCAAGACCGGCCGGGCCTACCGCGGGATCAACACCCTCTCCCTCTGGGTCGGCGCGCAGGCCGCCGGATATGCGGACGACCGCTGGGCCACCTACAAGCAATGGGGCGAGTTGGGCGCCCAGGTCCGCAAGGGCGAGCGCAGCACCCTGGTGGTCTTCTTCAAGGAGCTCGATGCCGAGGGCGAGGACCGCTCCCGGTTCGTGGCCCGGGCCTCCTACGCCTTCAACGCCGGCCAGGTGGAGGGCGCCCCCGAGGCCGGTGAGCCGATGCCGGCGAGCGAGTGGACCATCCCGGAGATCTTCGACGGGTTCGTCCAGCGCACCGGCGCCCGGATCACCCACGGCGGGGACGCCGCCTTCTACCAGCCCTCCGAGGACCGGATCGTGATGCCGCCCCGGGAGCGGTTCGGCACCGCCCAGGGCTACGCCTCGACGATGGCGCACGAGCTGACGCACTGGAGCGGGGCCAAGGGCCGCCTCGACCGCGACCTGACCGGGCGGTTCAAGACGCAGGCCTACGCCGCCGAGGAGCTCGTCGCGGAGCTCGGGTCCGCCTTCCTGATGGCCGAGATGGGCCTGGAGGCCGAGCCGCACCCGACCCACGCGAGCTACCTGGCATCGTGGCTCAAGCTCCTCAGGTCCGACCCCAAGGCGATCTTCACCGCGGCGTCCGCGGCCTCCCGGGCGGCGGGCTACCTGACCGCCCTTCAGGCTGAGATGGCCCAGGCGGCGTGA
- a CDS encoding protein of unknown function (Evidence 5 : Unknown function), which translates to MAYRLTDWTPLTDQDAEVRHLVEVDEGCDWDGEDVIATFCRTEIGERLADAALALVNGTVALTGTLPAGTAS; encoded by the coding sequence ATGGCATACAGGCTCACCGACTGGACCCCGCTCACGGATCAGGACGCCGAGGTCCGGCACCTAGTCGAGGTGGACGAGGGATGCGACTGGGACGGCGAGGACGTCATCGCGACGTTCTGCCGGACCGAGATCGGCGAGCGTCTCGCCGATGCCGCCCTGGCGCTGGTCAACGGGACGGTTGCCCTGACCGGCACCCTGCCTGCGGGGACTGCGTCGTGA
- a CDS encoding protein of unknown function (Evidence 5 : Unknown function) produces the protein MLRTIATLFGLTPAPRPRPPSARRVAPAPHRAVAPVVPLDAAAARRNDLREQALALRPDPNARFAADVALVTRSFDPHSTQPSAEELYLAMSRLAEVGQYVRAVYVAGRRVAVLPLSQQGDRTRTLAYRNHLTRQTETDLTTWEDGLAAIDKARSMALRTGDRLPDLLGVPETVEARLAALREERAKRLADQAARRHGGGGNGTMGGTGGGAGPAGSAPRQPRPPVPSARLRSPRRSLRTAPGRSGDRGGRHGYDGCAGWVAPSDGR, from the coding sequence ATGCTCAGGACCATCGCCACCCTCTTCGGCCTCACCCCGGCGCCCAGGCCGCGGCCTCCCTCCGCCCGGCGGGTTGCCCCGGCCCCGCATCGAGCGGTTGCCCCGGTTGTCCCGCTCGATGCGGCCGCAGCCCGGCGCAACGATCTCCGCGAGCAGGCCCTCGCCCTGCGGCCGGACCCGAATGCCCGGTTCGCGGCCGACGTCGCCCTGGTGACCAGGTCGTTCGACCCGCACTCCACGCAGCCCAGCGCCGAGGAGCTCTACCTCGCCATGAGCAGGCTCGCGGAGGTCGGGCAGTACGTCCGCGCCGTCTACGTCGCCGGCCGCCGGGTCGCCGTCCTCCCGCTCTCGCAGCAGGGCGACCGCACCCGCACCCTGGCGTACCGGAACCACCTGACCCGCCAGACCGAGACGGACCTGACGACGTGGGAGGACGGCCTCGCCGCCATCGACAAGGCCCGCTCGATGGCCCTGCGGACCGGGGACAGGCTCCCCGATCTCCTGGGCGTCCCGGAGACCGTCGAAGCCCGCCTCGCCGCACTCAGGGAGGAGCGCGCCAAGCGGTTGGCGGACCAGGCAGCCCGGCGTCATGGCGGCGGGGGCAACGGCACCATGGGGGGCACGGGAGGCGGGGCGGGTCCGGCAGGCAGCGCTCCCCGGCAGCCCCGCCCGCCGGTCCCCAGCGCGCGCCTGAGGAGCCCGAGGAGGAGCCTGAGAACGGCTCCGGGCCGAAGCGGTGACAGGGGAGGCAGACATGGATACGACGGTTGTGCCGGGTGGGTTGCCCCATCAGACGGAAGGTAG